The DNA region TTTTCTTATCACTCAAAGAATTTTCACAAACTGCTGCCAAGAGCTGTCATGCTTCTGATTATTCTGACAAACTTCTTAATAACATTTCTACTGACCGAGGGCTGAACTGACTGTTCTGTCGGTGCATTGTATTACATGGACGTGGTTAGTTCCTGGCTTTATAAACTGCCGGGCCTCTGGGCTGAGCTGTGTTTATGTGCAGCCACAGGATTGGCAGTGTAGATAACGTTATCTGCTGCTATAGAAACCCAGCTGCCCACTGGTCCTTCCCCTCTGCCACTGCTGGCCTGCTTTTACTTCAACCACATAGTATTAGAAATGTCTCCACCTGCTTTTAGACTTTGCAGCGTTTTTCTGTTAATAAAATACTCATTAACATACAGAGAATGAAAGACTGATCAGGGTTAAATGTCTTCTGTGGAGATAGAGCAGTCTCTAGTCTCTCTATCTGCATCTGTATCCTCATCCAGGTGTCCCTTCATGCTCAGTAAACCCATGGACAGCAGTGGATCATTTGCTTGTGCAATAAAAAAATTCAGTGAACTGAAATTTCCATATGTAAAACAACCTTTGATATACAGTGAATTGTAACCATCAGTTAAACTCATGGTAAAGCACTGTGTCATTTGCATTAAATAGAACTTCATCAACCTTTACTTGGAGGGTTGCGATTTTTTTCACATGAATATAACGTGCCATGGTTATTTTagattcaaaaatgtatttctgtggaATGGAGACACAAGCAtagcatattttaaataataaaaagccctgactgactgacctataAGGTGATAACCACAGCTGATATGTCTAACTGACCATCCCAAAGACACACTAgcagttttattctttaaagcggaataaaagaaaagtataCTCACTGTGTTAAAGAATAGGTCACTTCTCTGCAGGCCACTAGTGCAGTTTATGGGTGAGTGTGGGTTGTTTCTCTGAGTGTTTGTATATGCCTCCCAGGAACCTCCCTCTTAAAAATGCCGGCTTAAAAGGAGCAGATGAGGCAAGATGACTTCACTACAGCCTACTGAACCAGACTcccagggagggaggagggagaatgaaggaggagtaggagggagaggggggaaggtaaaaaaaggaaacttcATCCTTAAAAAGGCATGGCCTTTCAGCAGCTCCCTCAGCCTGTCTGTGCGTCTCTTCCCCTCACGTCGAGTTTAAAAAGCCAAGCCTTATTTGGGTAGAGTCGTTCCatgcagaggagggagacagcCGCCAGGTTTGGTCAGCGGGAATTCTTCAAATAGTTTCACCTCATCCCTTACTCATTCAAAGTTGCTAAACGAGATGAGGTGAAGGAGTAGATGGGGCCTGGAGGAAGTGAAGGtagggtgatgatgaggagaggaaagaaggaggagaggagaggagaggagaggagaggagagaggcagagaaattaGGACGAGTAACAAAGTCATCATTATTCAGACAGAGAATTCCATGTAAGTCCTGGATGCTCTTCAATGCTTGCactgtgggtgtatgtgtgtgtgtgtgtgtgtgtgtgtgtgtgtgtgtgtgtgtgatgttgtcaTGTTAAGACTGAGGTTAAGGTAAGGATTAGGGCTTGACAAGTTAGTCTCCAGGAAATCGGTCAATACACTgtgggatttgtgtgtgtgagttttccATCAGTGTTCCTGTTTGAATGTACGGGATCTTTGAACTAGAAGTGTGCCAAGTGTTGCACTACTGGAACCACTAGTGTGGGACagttctaggcattttgctatattgttaagtgcctacaagtgtcccacgtattacagatccctaaccacaagagtgggacattttaggcattttgcctcaatgataaatgcctagaagtgtcaggctcattctgattggtcaggacatttctaggcattttgctactatgataagtgcctagaagtgtccggctcattctgattggtcgggacatttctaggaattttgCTACTATGAGAAGTGCCctgaagtgtccggctcattctgattggtcgggacatttctaggcatttcccctcaatgataagtgcctagatgTGGCCGGCTTATTCTGATTGGTCAggatatttctaggcattttgcaaTAATGATAAATGcatacaagtgtcccacgtattCTACATCCCTTACTACAAGTGTGGGAGATCTAACCTTGTCAGATCTCTTTATTTCAGAAGTACCTTGTTGGTTCCACTCATATAAGGTTTTCTCAACGTTATTCCTCacattaatttattatttcaacatttcagtcatgtttgttgaatttttattttaaatcaaatctgttttattgtttgttccTCTTACTAGGTGATGATTAAATGTTTCTTATGTCTCAGCTTTTTGTATAACTGTCAGTTCACAGCATACAGCacaaagtaaaatacattttgtgccTATTAtcagtaataaataaatgtgattttttaaaACCCCTAGTGTAAGTGGAGTCTGATTATCTCCGCACCCTGGTTCTCATTCTCGACCTCCTTATGGCTTGTCCTACACATCTTTCCTTGACCTTGTGATGTATTCCATCGGGTTCAAGGAACAATGTTAAGGAAAGGAGATTATTTAAACTGCCATGTTGGAAAAAATGTCTTGTATGTTCCAGAATGTCCCACTATTCCTTTAAAGTAACAACAAGAACACATATAGTAGCTTCCTTCTAGAATGACTGGTATGTCTTTCCTGACtctcatagtgtgtgtgtgtgtgtgtgtgtgtgtgtgtgtgtgtgtgtgtgtgtttgtgtgggttccTATTTGCTCATGTGTGTGTAAGCTCCTACATCATGTGTTTACTTAACTGAAGGAATTCACTGAGTTGGGCAGTGGTTTATATTCATCTGTACTGAGCTTCCATGAAAGGCATTTATTTACAGTGTTAGACAATACTGTCATAGGCCaagcatcatcagcagcagcagcagcactgttaTGATTCCCAAAGCCTCTGACTGCTACTTGTTTCCATTCATGAACAtcattcgtgtgtgtgtgtgtaaaatactCGTACATTGTGCCCATATTAAAACAATTTCACACTTACTCTGTCCACAGAACATCCTCAAAGTTGCAGTACTTTATTCACAAGCACATCcgttttttttaactatacaAACAtttccaatcatgtgacattgatgtttcttcttttttaatgcAATGCAAAAATATGTGTTACTTTCTTTGCATCTGATTATAAATGCTTCAATACACATGCATGATTCTACTGTATGAATGTGCCACTTCTCTTGTTTTTATCTATTGCCGTGGATAGGGGGCTGGTCCCTGGAACCTACATCAGCCAGGTCAACATGTGACCACTAGGTTTGTTCATCTCAGTCCCGGAGTGATGAAGGTTCAGTCACATGGATCTCCAACTGGTTTATTGTGCATTGTTGAGAGGGTATAACATGTAACCAGTAAAGCTGTTGGACGCCAGGTGTCCACAGAGCTTCCTCCCAGTCGTTAAGGCCAGGTAGACCTGATCGCCTTTGTTCAACTGCAGCACCACAAGCTAAGAACATACAAAGTCAACAGTGTCATGTTCACAGAATCCTGTAGAGTCACAGGGAAACCCCTTTATTTCACTCTATTAGTTTGTTGCGTCACATTTGTAGTTTTACTTCTTACCTGACTTGCACTGTCTTCACCATCCTCCCGATTGTCCTCCCACACACTGGCTATTACGTTGTTGTTCAGAAGTAGCTGAACCTACAGTACACatagaggaaaacaaataaaaaaagtgaagaagaaggaTGTTTTCTAAAATCAGCAATACGCCAAGTTTCTCTGGTTTGGTTACTTTGTGGTAGAGGCGCCCGTCCGCTCCCACAGATGAGTAGATTGTGTAGGAAAAGGCATAAACACCAGCACAAGGGGCAGTGAAGGCAcctggagagaaagatgagCCGTTAGgggaaaaacattaaaaaagatgcttttatttcagttcacttcctcttctgGTGAGTGTGCTTCCTACCCAAGGATGGGTTGTATCCCATGCCATCATTAAGAGAGACGGAATCAAAGGGGATCGGCACATCAGTGTTGAAAGGACCGAAGCATGTGAGAGCAGATCTTGGGAGGGTGATATTTAGACATGTTTTAAAGGCAATCTTGAGGTTACCTGTGATaacagagagggacagattAATTGCACAAAAAAGCTTACTGCCCAACTTTTTGTGAATTTTGAAATATCAGTGTCTTCACCTGTGACTTCCTTTACTCTGCTTTTCAGTTGGGAAAGATTGTCCCACAAATTCATCATCCTACGGAAGGTATTGTCTTCGAGTTGGTATAAGTCAttcgctccacagcagcagtcgCGCCCTCGTTTGAAAACGCAGTCGCAGTCCCAGTTTCCACACTCCAGCTTTCCCTGATAGTTCACTGGGTTAGGATAGAAGAACAGTGACAAGGGATATTGCAGACAAACATGATTGTAGTGTCAATCAAAGTTCATTCACAGACAGGACAGTCCGAACCATGAACATGAAATGTGTTCTCATTTTCTGTGTGAACACATAATACAAAGCAGTTTGTGTGGCTTACATGCAGCCTCTCTTAATGAGCTGATCATGGAGGATTCAGTTTCCCCACGACCATAGGGAATCAGTGACCCCAACAGGAACAACACTGGAAATACCACCATCTGCAAAAACAGTTGTACTAAGTAATGGATCAGTCACAGAGTAGCACACAGACAAGAGAGGCTGAAGGACAAAACTACATTTGAGTACTCCAAAAATCGAAATATGGTTTGATATCGGCCTAGCTTTCAACGTCAAAGTTAGGCAGCTGctgttaaagaaataaagacagagagcagcTAAAACACGTTTAACATAGTGGTCGAATGTCACTTAATGCAGCTGTAAATGACATCGAACTAAAAGTTATATATAGAGATCAAATAATTGTGCTTTGATCAAAATAATCTAACATTAGCTCACCACAGTTAGAGAATGACTCAGTAACAACACCTGCACAGCCATCCtgtccagtgtgtttttgtgtgacaaAAGCCCACCAAAGCTGTGTTAATTGTCAAAATCTCTACCGAGTCTTTTGCACTGGTTGATCATGAACAGGGTCAATATGGGTATATGAATTTTTCAATATAGTATATGATGTAAGAACATAAGACTTACTGTTTttgttcctccctctccttgttCCTAAAGACTCAGGTTCTTGTGAGTTTGTGAAACGAAAAGTTTTGAAGCAGAGGATGGTTTTAGGCGTCTTATTCATGCCATACAGGTGATCCTCCTCCCCTTTGAGGAGGTGACTGACAGAAGCTCCGCCTCACAGGTGCATgcccacaaacacagacacacacacacacacacacacacacacacacacacacacacacacacacacaaacacacaaacacacaaacacacacacacacacgcacacacacaaacacacacacaaacgcgttaagctaaacctaattctaatcACAATCCTAAAACTGAGTCAGTGCTTCCCAAACCCATTGAAGTTGTGAGAACTAGCCTCACAAAGATGGTTGGGAACTCAAATGTATCCTCATAACCAAAGAAAGACAAGGACAgtaaacacaccacacacacacgtgggaATCACCAGGGCCCTTACCGAAACTTCATCCATCCAATCTGAATGCCTAAAACAAACCCAAGCCCTGAACTTAACCTCATTTTAACCCTACCCACAATCCCATGGGCTGGGTTTTTACAGCCAAACAATCACACTCTACTTCCCTTCACCAATAGAGGCAAGTGCATCCCTGGTGCAGTCAATGGTTTTCCTTTTAGTGTGAATGTTGAACCTTTCAGCTCCCTATTGTTGGGACCATAATACCTGTAATTAGGACAGAGGTGTCTGGTTGTCATTCAGTCCAGGGGATACCGGCGGCTCACAAATGCTGATGTGGTGAACATTGTTGTCAGTTCCCTGATGATTGAATGGCCGAAAGATGAGATGACAAAAGGAGCTGATAGGAAAATGTTAACAGTTCATCGATAAAGGCCTTGATCCGACACTGCTATAAATCATTGCCTGGTTCTCATGCTGAGACAAGAGGAACAAAGGAGTGATACTGAGCTGAGGCTGACGCTCAACCCACTTTCATGTGAATGAAATGATCTTGTTTGGAGGTCCAAAGTAGTTCATAATGAAACTATCACAAATAGattttcatcttatttttcaAGGATAGATTCAAGAAAAGACATCCAAGCTATCCATGCAGATTATGTTGCACAGGTCAAACAAACAGCCTGGGAGCCACCTTCATCCTGATTCAGAAACCATGGGGCTTGGTTGTCCCACATTTATTGTTTGCTGACTGAAAGAATGCTGGTGAATATGGCTCTCAGGCTCTGCAAAGGCTTTGGATGTTCTTGGGTGTTAATTGAAAAACAGTCGGCCCACTTTTAACTGTTATGGCCAATAAACTTGGAGTCACAGCAGAAtactgagagaaaaataaaatagaaatggaACAGATGAAGGATTAGACCGATAGATAAACAATCTGGTGATAATTAGGGTTTATGTAACACTTACACTGGCTTGGCACTAGGCATGGTAAAACATCTTAAAGACATTCACGGTAATAAAATTCATGAATCTTGTTAGTTATGGtgacaatgaaaatgtttttgaagaTTATTTTTGCGCTGCCTCACAATACTTCTCTACTTTGGCTTCTTCTGAACCATGACTTCCATTTCCACTTATCTTATCCAGGAGTATGGatcaatttattgttttttactttgaactGGACATGAAGTGGGCTGTTATAGTACTAAGCTCGGTAAGCATGATTAAATAATTAGTGAAACTAAACTTAAACAAGTTCTTAAATAAACAGGTGTCTCCAGTGATCTGCTGGATGCGGCCAGATTCGTTCAGAATGAGTTATTGTGCTCTTGCACTTATAATGAAATGACAATGTTGCATTATAGAAAGATAACTATTGCATGGTAACGCAAAGGTATCGCAAGGTAACACAACAGTATTGTTTGGTTGTGCAAAAGTATTGTGAGGGAAAGCAAAACATATTATGAGGCAACACAACAGTATTGTGGGGATACAAGGGAACACTAAGTATTGCATGATAATGCAAAGTACTGTGAGGAAAAGCGAAAGTAATCCTCAAGAATAACCCATAACCCTATAATCATCCATAATCCATGGATGAATTGTAATTACATTTGTTTGCCTCTGTCTTTCCATCTTGTAAGTCAAAAGTTTTATTTGTCCACCAATTATGACAAAATAGTtcacaggagaaaataaaaatctatgaATAGCATTTTTAGATGTTAATGTAACAACCTGCTGGCATTCACAATACTTTGTGATGGAGCAAACGCACTTGTAAATCTTCGTAGGACTATTGTAGGTTTTCTTTTGCGTGTTGATCTACATATTTTCAAAGCCTAGAGCAAAATGTCAGTCAGCTGTGTGTGCCACTGCTCACGGTCATTCATCtctgtgacatgtttttcaccggagattgttttctcctaTAGTCCTATTAGATAACAAAGTGTCTTCTTTGTTGACAGCTACTTTAGAGCTGTCATGGCTCCTGGGACAAGGCTTTGTGGTTTCCACCTGCATGTATTCAGTCCCAAGTCACCTGAACTAGTTCTTCACATAGTGTTATCTGCTAAATGGAGGCCACGATGTATCAGGTGTTTTATGTTTGCATTGCACACAGGTATCAAGGTGCAAAATAATATCCAGTTTGTTTTTTGCGAAGCCAAAAAACGACCACAGGACTCCTGGAAATTGGGGTTAATTATTTGGGGGGCTTGCACATGAACAGCCACGTTGCGCTCTATGGCTGGTTTGTCCCTCTAGATTAAATTATTCAAGGGTTCTTTATGGAAATATATCTTTGATATAATATCAATAACAGAAACGTGCTGGAGACTGTAAATAAGAATGGGAATAATAGCACAAGTTAtatctgtgtttaaaaaagtttttagTTCCCACTTTTACCTGACCATGTACCTCCACTGGTCATGGGATGTGTTACCACTGGTTTCTGTTGTTTGCCACTGCTACTGTTGTTTTCCCAATCATGACAAAGCTGCTTTTCAGCGGTCATTTAAGGTGACAGCATTGTCCTCAGGCTCGGCCTCTTTTTTATTAGTGGCTGATTCAAGAGGGGTATGTTTTCCGTCCTTCGCTTCCCCTCTCTTGTGAATTTAGGCTGGTTATCATTTCATCGGGGGTTCTTTACTCAGCAGTTTCTATGTTTGCCTTAAAATAAGGCTGAGCATCTATTAGATTGTCATGAAAGAGGCCACAATTAACATTTCGACATGTATTAACAATGAGTTCACTAGCATGGACCACACCACAACAGTGCATGGGTATGAGTATGTTTGGTTTTAAGACTGCGTTGAGGTTCGCTCAACTGTGATGCATCGATGCGGTGAACATAATCGATTCAAGTTTTCCACCACGTTCATTTTGTAGCAGTGTCCCATCGCTGCATTATTATTACTGACTTTGTTTCAGCATTAGGACAGATGTTATAGGTCTGCTTTGTACCATGTCGACGTCTTCAGTGGGCTCCCTCCCACTGACCTGTGCTCACTTTAccctttaacaataaacaccaatgatgtgccgacacacacacacacacacacacacacacacacacacgcacacacatgctgccGACAGGAAAAAAGTTATTTCCTTCGATTATCACAAACATGGTTAGTTATTTACTTCactgttgcagaagaagcgaaGCCAGTTTGTCCAGAAGCAtaagtacaaacacacagtgttgttAATAAGATGAGTTCTAAATGTGAGAgattagaaaagagcagaatCACTTGTTGACCGGAGTGGAGTGCATAACTTAATCACTATTGACGGGTTGGGGGCACTTTCTAAACCAAGAGAGACTTCAGATTTACCTGGATGATTGTATTAAATTCTGAAAAAGCAACCATGAGCATCAACAGAGAGAAGACTGAGGCCCATTCAGAGCAAAAGTGGGCCAGATGGAGAACTGTGTCCTCCTTCAAATTAACAGTCAATGTTATCGCAAACAGAACGGAGTCCCTTTTAAGTTGGTTGACGTTTTCTTCCACTTTAAGAGTTTACTTTTCACAAATGTTATACTAGGAGGCCAGGCGGTAGAAACTGTGAAgcctctcacttggacatttgcggTCACACATGCACCTCGTCGGAAGACAATACGGAGGAACTTGTCATTatcagtttagttttttattgCAAAAATTATGTCATCCatcatttatttgtcatatctTTTTTGtagatatctttttttttaacatgtttttatgtctaaatatatattttttttcactcacCTTCATTTTCCCTGTCAAATCTTGATGcgtacattaaaaacaatgcaaGTTCACTGCCAACATCTTACTTTTGTGGATTCAAGCGGGTTATGCCTTGAGAAACGTGTTAAGTAATAAATTCAGAAACATGATGACATAGACCGACACAGTTCCACTTTCCCCAACTTCCcagaaatgaaattaaaatatccCTGAATTGAacgtcagtctcagctgtcaataaattacatttcaacCCGTTTTCAAGTATCAAATaactatttaaaaccaaacttactgtaAAAATAAAGGCTTGTGCAAACATCAATGTGAGatgaactacctaaaatgacaaaaaccatcttggtactttgactttttaatttggtcccaTCCACTtatatggaggaggcagggtttatgaccgatactgcagccagccaccgtCCTAAACAATAAGGTAATatctaaatattttttcttattcctTGTCAGCTCCCTCTTAAGCCAGAAAAGAACATAAACTATTATCTTTTTCCCACATATGCAGAGGTCCCCACAAGACCGGTTTACATTGATGTGTAAATACAATCACTCTAGAAggttaaattaatttgtaaacATCCAATAGCTGCACTGTTGTTCCACAAAAATACACTATATCAGTGTATCAAGTGTAATGTTTGGATTTAATATCCATACTGGCacaataatcatatttttgGATGAACTTTTGCTAAAACTGTACTATATACAGAAGGATATGTACTATGTATGCTGAACCTCCTTCTATGCTCTACAGATATTACTGAACATGTGGCATTAAGTCCTTAAATGACCTTTTAACTACTTTTTAACATGTCAGTGTTCTCTATGTTCATGGATGTGTGTTGCACTTTGAGAATGGGAACTGGATATTATGAGGAATGGCCAAATGCATGAACCTCCCTGGTTAATTTTGGCTCTACTGCTTATCGCACCTGATAAAAGGAAATTAGAAAAGTAGAACAAGTTTACTGCCTCAATAAGCGTTTATTTTTTAGAATATCCTTTGTATTGTAACCTTCAACTTATcatagactttttttttacctggcaAGTGAAATTATATAAATTGAATTGTCGtatgatctttaaaaaaagggatCATACCCGtggtaaacaaaacattttatataatgcTTTCCTGAGGCAGAGGATTTCTTCCAAAAtcttaaaaatacaatttaaaaagacGTCAACGTTAAGGTATTGTTTCAAAactttaattcaattcaaagcaGACATCAACATCACGGATAACACCTGCATGAAAAATGTTCCACAACAACAGATACTCATGGCTAGTGGATTGCAAGCTTTCAGATCACATGCACTGAATCCAGATGTGAAGGATAGTTAAGACCTGGCGTCAATCGAAAAGGACAGACTGAGATGAGATGAGGGCACCACAGAAAGATTTCATCTAGACTCTAAACTTGTTAGTGAGACAAGAGTACACAACCCAGCATTTTACACCTCTCTCACTTAATTAGTAGCAAACAGCAGAAAGCCACTGAAAGTGTTATAGTGGTTGTTGTCATCACAGAGGGAACAGCCTCTGGGCATGTTGACGGACACCTGGTCTGTAGCATTCAGTTGCAGGACAACAGCAATAGTGGCTCCATCCTCTTGGTCTTGATTATTTACCTCATTCAAACTGGCCACCACTTTCTTGTTAAGGAGCAGTTCGGCGCAGGCGGCCAGGAGAGAGCCAGCAGCCCCAGCGTCACTGTGGATGTTGAGAGCAAAGGTGTAGACGCCGGGGTAGAGAACGGTGAAGATACCCGTGTCCACATTGTATCTACCGCCCAGGTTAAGGAAGACTTCCTTGTAGATGACGGTGAAGTCTCTTGGCTGGGGGCCATTGCACCTAAAACTTGAATATTGTAGAGCGACAGAGAAGGCAGTGCGGCTGGCTGCAGAcgcagagggaagaagaggaaatacaaaaagaagATCAGTCTTATCTCATTAT from Platichthys flesus chromosome 4, fPlaFle2.1, whole genome shotgun sequence includes:
- the cbln18 gene encoding cerebellin 18 — encoded protein: MISSLREAALNYQGKLECGNWDCDCVFKRGRDCCCGANDLYQLEDNTFRRMMNLWDNLSQLKSRVKEVTGNLKIAFKTCLNITLPRSALTCFGPFNTDVPIPFDSVSLNDGMGYNPSLGAFTAPCAGVYAFSYTIYSSVGADGRLYHKVQLLLNNNVIASVWEDNREDGEDSASQLVVLQLNKGDQVYLALTTGRKLCGHLASNSFTGYMLYPLNNAQ